The following coding sequences are from one Nonlabens arenilitoris window:
- the rlmD gene encoding 23S rRNA (uracil(1939)-C(5))-methyltransferase RlmD: protein MSKRRNRANKTFENVPVVDAGAKGKSVAKTEDGAVIFLKNAVPGDVVDIKTFKKRKTFYEGEATAFHTLSDRRTNPVCKHFGTCGGCKWQHMSYDSQLFFKQKEVVENLTRIGHLDLPEVTPIAGSVNQYYYRNKMEFSFSASRWLTLEEIQSDIQIEDKKALGFHIPGMWDKILHLDECHLHPAIGEQIRLSVHAFAEAEHIEYFNPREKTGVLRTLMLRMSSTGEIMVVIQFFKEDEKARIGLLEHLKTTFPQIKSLQYIINEKANDTIYDQDVICYHGRDHIFEEMEGLQFKINAKSFYQTNSQQAYELYKITRDFAGLSGDELVYDLYTGTGTIAQFVAKEAKHVVGIESVPVAIEDAKANAAHNNIDNTTFFAGDMRDVFTADFITEHGSPDVVITDPPRDGMHKDVVAQLLALAAPRIVYVSCNSATQARDLALLKEQYKVVKYQPVDMFPQTHHVESVVLLEKIK from the coding sequence ATGTCAAAAAGAAGAAATCGAGCCAATAAAACCTTTGAAAATGTTCCTGTCGTAGACGCTGGAGCAAAAGGTAAAAGCGTAGCCAAAACTGAGGATGGCGCCGTTATATTTTTAAAAAACGCAGTACCTGGAGATGTTGTAGACATCAAAACTTTTAAAAAGAGAAAAACTTTTTATGAAGGAGAAGCCACTGCTTTTCATACCTTATCAGATCGACGTACAAATCCAGTTTGCAAACATTTTGGAACTTGTGGTGGTTGTAAGTGGCAACACATGAGTTATGATAGCCAGCTATTTTTTAAACAAAAAGAAGTTGTTGAAAACCTTACGAGAATAGGCCATCTAGACCTGCCCGAGGTCACTCCTATTGCAGGATCTGTAAATCAGTATTACTATCGCAATAAAATGGAATTCAGCTTTTCAGCCAGCAGGTGGTTGACCTTAGAAGAAATCCAGAGTGATATTCAAATAGAGGATAAAAAAGCTCTTGGCTTTCATATACCTGGAATGTGGGATAAAATATTGCACCTAGATGAATGTCATTTACATCCTGCCATAGGAGAGCAAATTAGATTGAGTGTTCACGCTTTCGCGGAAGCGGAACATATAGAATACTTTAACCCTAGAGAGAAAACTGGAGTTTTAAGAACCTTAATGCTGCGTATGTCATCGACAGGAGAAATCATGGTTGTCATACAGTTCTTTAAAGAAGATGAAAAAGCTAGAATCGGTCTGTTAGAACACTTGAAAACTACTTTCCCACAGATCAAATCGTTACAATATATAATTAACGAAAAGGCAAACGATACCATTTATGATCAAGATGTGATATGCTATCACGGACGTGATCATATATTTGAAGAGATGGAAGGATTACAGTTTAAGATTAATGCAAAATCTTTCTACCAGACTAACTCACAACAGGCATATGAGCTGTATAAAATCACTCGCGATTTTGCAGGATTATCTGGTGATGAATTAGTGTATGATTTATATACCGGTACTGGTACTATTGCACAGTTTGTGGCAAAAGAAGCCAAACATGTAGTAGGAATTGAGTCTGTGCCTGTCGCAATTGAAGACGCAAAGGCAAATGCAGCACATAATAATATTGATAATACCACCTTCTTTGCTGGTGATATGAGAGATGTTTTTACCGCTGATTTCATTACAGAACATGGCTCACCAGATGTAGTAATCACAGATCCACCACGCGATGGAATGCATAAAGATGTCGTAGCACAATTACTAGCACTTGCAGCACCACGTATTGTTTATGTAAGTTGTAATAGCGCAACACAAGCTAGAGATCTAGCGTTATTAAAAGAACAGTATAAGGTTGTAAAATATCAGCCAGTAGACATGTTCCCACAAACGCATCACGTAGAAAGTGTTGTACTTTTAGAAAAAATCAAATAA
- the rocD gene encoding ornithine--oxo-acid transaminase, protein MSTATKKGSQHYIDLEDAHGAHNYHPLPVVLERGDGVYVWDVEGKRYYDFLSAYSAVNQGHCHPSIVNAMSQQAQTLTLTSRAFHNDKLGVYEKYMTEYFGFDKVLPMNTGAEAVETAIKIARKWAYEKKGVAEHEAKIIVAENNFHGRTTTIISFSNDEVARKNFGPYTPGFIKIPYDDTAALEKALQEDNVAGFLVEPIQGEAGVYTPDDDYMRASQELCEKYNALFIADEIQTGIARTGALLAVCGKCDCAGHCEKQQATYAQPDVLILGKALSGGAYPVSAVLANNEIMNVIKPGQHGSTFGGNPVAAVVGMAALDVVKDEKLAQNARELGNYFRARINEYIETTDTVTLVRGRGLLNAIVINDTEEGDTAWNICLKLRDNGLLAKPTHGNIIRFAPPLVMTKEQLDACIDIIIKTLKSFE, encoded by the coding sequence ATGAGTACAGCGACTAAAAAAGGAAGTCAACATTATATAGATCTTGAAGATGCGCATGGAGCACACAACTATCATCCACTACCAGTAGTGCTTGAAAGAGGTGATGGTGTATATGTATGGGATGTAGAAGGTAAACGTTATTATGACTTTCTAAGTGCTTACTCTGCAGTAAATCAAGGACATTGTCATCCTTCTATTGTGAATGCTATGAGCCAGCAAGCACAAACACTAACCCTAACATCTCGTGCTTTTCATAACGATAAGCTAGGTGTTTATGAAAAATACATGACTGAGTATTTTGGCTTTGATAAAGTCCTGCCAATGAATACTGGAGCTGAAGCGGTTGAGACTGCTATTAAAATTGCTCGTAAATGGGCTTATGAGAAAAAAGGTGTTGCAGAGCATGAGGCTAAAATTATCGTTGCTGAGAATAATTTCCACGGTCGCACCACTACTATTATATCTTTTTCTAATGATGAAGTAGCTCGCAAAAACTTTGGTCCTTATACACCAGGTTTTATTAAGATTCCTTATGATGATACGGCTGCATTAGAAAAAGCGTTACAAGAAGATAATGTAGCAGGTTTTCTAGTAGAACCTATACAAGGTGAAGCTGGTGTTTACACTCCAGATGATGATTACATGAGAGCATCACAAGAGCTTTGTGAAAAGTATAATGCACTTTTTATTGCAGATGAGATCCAAACGGGTATAGCAAGAACTGGTGCTTTACTAGCTGTGTGTGGTAAATGTGATTGTGCTGGTCATTGTGAAAAGCAACAAGCTACTTATGCTCAACCTGATGTTTTAATTTTGGGTAAAGCGTTGTCTGGTGGAGCTTATCCAGTAAGTGCTGTATTAGCAAATAATGAAATAATGAACGTTATTAAACCTGGACAGCATGGAAGTACTTTTGGTGGTAATCCAGTTGCAGCGGTTGTTGGTATGGCTGCACTTGATGTAGTAAAGGATGAAAAGCTAGCTCAAAATGCTAGAGAACTAGGAAATTATTTTAGAGCTCGTATAAATGAGTATATAGAAACTACTGATACTGTGACATTAGTGAGAGGTCGTGGTTTGCTTAATGCAATTGTAATTAATGATACTGAAGAAGGTGATACGGCATGGAATATCTGTCTAAAATTGCGTGATAATGGTTTGCTGGCAAAACCTACACATGGTAACATTATTAGATTTGCACCACCACTAGTAATGACAAAAGAACAACTTGATGCATGTATTGATATCATCATCAAAACACTGAAGAGTTTTGAATAA
- a CDS encoding CCC motif membrane protein → MQKLNTTAIYILSVVGFLCCCFYGIGTIAAIIALVLANKELAKYNADPELYSNGKAMKTAKTLAIVSLVISLIGLAFIIWFYFNQCEFYEWYLEFALNNPGVTEEQLAPLYDAMEEAGCR, encoded by the coding sequence ATGCAAAAATTAAACACCACTGCCATTTACATCCTTTCGGTTGTTGGTTTCTTATGTTGTTGTTTCTATGGAATAGGAACCATTGCAGCTATCATAGCACTAGTTCTAGCAAATAAAGAACTTGCTAAGTACAACGCAGATCCTGAACTTTATAGTAACGGAAAGGCTATGAAAACAGCAAAAACATTAGCGATAGTATCACTAGTGATTTCACTTATCGGACTCGCATTTATCATTTGGTTTTATTTCAACCAGTGTGAATTTTATGAGTGGTATCTAGAATTTGCTTTAAATAATCCAGGCGTGACTGAAGAGCAACTAGCTCCATTATATGATGCTATGGAAGAAGCAGGATGTAGATAA
- a CDS encoding CCC motif membrane protein codes for MQKLNTTLVYILSVVGFICCCFSGVGVIPAGIAFYLANKGVKEYEANPEAYSNGPAMKTAKTVSLVVTVIAGLMALYSIYNYVSTTPEERAQQQREMLEQFGMDPEMMEDAGY; via the coding sequence ATGCAAAAATTAAACACAACCCTAGTTTACATACTATCTGTAGTAGGTTTTATATGCTGTTGCTTCAGTGGTGTCGGAGTGATACCAGCAGGAATAGCATTCTACCTTGCAAACAAAGGTGTTAAAGAATATGAAGCAAATCCAGAAGCATATTCTAATGGGCCAGCTATGAAAACAGCTAAAACTGTTTCTCTAGTAGTAACAGTAATCGCTGGACTTATGGCGCTATACAGTATCTACAATTATGTTTCTACTACTCCAGAAGAAAGAGCTCAACAACAACGTGAAATGCTAGAGCAATTTGGTATGGACCCAGAAATGATGGAAGATGCAGGATATTAA
- a CDS encoding DUF2752 domain-containing protein, protein MNILNADDSWMLPCMSKKMTGMDCPGCGIQRSISLLMKGEVVDAFFMYPGIYPMFFLFVFLTFDWFFKIKYGEKIKLTLAILTIGTILINYIIKLIF, encoded by the coding sequence ATGAATATACTAAATGCCGATGATAGCTGGATGCTACCATGCATGAGTAAAAAAATGACTGGAATGGACTGTCCTGGATGTGGTATCCAGCGGTCCATTTCTCTTTTAATGAAAGGCGAAGTTGTTGATGCATTCTTTATGTATCCAGGAATTTACCCGATGTTTTTTCTTTTTGTTTTTCTTACATTTGACTGGTTCTTTAAAATAAAATATGGAGAGAAAATCAAGCTAACGCTTGCCATACTTACCATAGGAACTATTTTAATTAACTATATCATTAAATTAATCTTTTAA
- a CDS encoding T9SS type A sorting domain-containing protein has protein sequence MKNFILSLITILTLSVGAAQVYVGDGFIYSKGTNLYAKGKINLSTNGKLYLRNEAQLIQSDNVDNEGAGILSVFQEGTSNEYTYNYWSSPVGNPTGIGNQDFDLSEQIYFPVLQAGFTETGFDAAAPNTDLRTNLVIDAQKATLTGIGNPTGRSDVQDLSTLTVTRPLEISGRWLYKYDLAGSGNGSYGNWTRVITADVEPGIAFTMKGVEQVGGGPNLVSNAVTGFLGQRIDFRGRPLNGDISMTIALDDVAIIGNPYPSALDMKKFLEDNTNPSSSLSQIDPVIYFWESKSTSHQLTDYIGGYGTYVPNGFAVDGNGEYLDDGIYASAAYSRYNSDGTPSNGNISGGAGGFVSPAGASGGRRYAAIGQGFVVTRSTDPTLANNSAGNPVAGTGGTFSAGDGDGTITFNNSQRTFYKESDGDLSFFASAPGSNNNNPINGTPANVLPAIRFNVAINDLYVRELVLQFEPSTTMDLDYGWEGPIANNKQVNDVYMEVEDQGLVINSIPFSTDKKVPLSFDLANNSIFEFNIKALQNFDTPYIILHDKYTNTTYDLKNGTSTISLNAGTIDDRFEIIFQDPTTLSNDEIVNAEKEFDIVQNNSRQELTIFNPNGIEVSNISLFDLSGKELISSKEGTSNSAYSFETSNFSTGIYIVRVITADQREAAVKVSISN, from the coding sequence ATGAAAAATTTTATTTTAAGTTTAATTACAATTCTTACCTTAAGCGTTGGAGCTGCTCAGGTTTATGTAGGTGATGGTTTTATTTATTCCAAAGGAACTAACCTGTATGCAAAAGGGAAAATAAATCTTTCTACCAACGGAAAGTTATATTTAAGAAACGAAGCTCAATTAATTCAAAGTGATAATGTGGACAATGAAGGAGCTGGTATTTTATCTGTATTTCAAGAAGGAACATCAAATGAATATACCTATAATTATTGGTCTTCTCCGGTAGGAAACCCAACAGGTATAGGAAATCAAGATTTTGACTTAAGTGAACAAATTTACTTTCCGGTATTACAAGCTGGATTTACTGAAACCGGTTTTGACGCTGCTGCTCCGAATACCGACTTGAGAACTAATTTGGTTATCGATGCACAAAAAGCGACGTTAACTGGGATAGGCAACCCTACTGGAAGATCTGATGTCCAAGATTTATCTACACTAACGGTGACTAGACCTTTAGAAATTTCAGGTCGATGGTTGTACAAATATGATCTAGCAGGAAGTGGAAACGGAAGTTACGGTAACTGGACTAGAGTAATTACAGCAGATGTAGAACCTGGAATAGCTTTTACTATGAAAGGTGTAGAACAAGTCGGTGGTGGACCTAACTTAGTTTCAAATGCTGTTACTGGCTTTTTAGGTCAGAGAATAGATTTTAGAGGAAGACCTCTTAACGGTGACATTTCAATGACTATCGCATTAGATGATGTAGCCATTATAGGTAATCCTTATCCTAGCGCATTGGATATGAAAAAGTTTTTAGAGGACAATACCAATCCTTCATCTTCTTTATCACAAATTGATCCAGTAATTTACTTTTGGGAATCAAAAAGTACAAGCCATCAGCTTACTGACTATATAGGTGGATACGGAACATATGTACCTAATGGTTTTGCTGTAGACGGTAATGGTGAGTATCTTGATGATGGTATTTATGCATCTGCAGCATACAGTCGCTACAATTCTGATGGAACACCTTCTAATGGTAATATCTCAGGAGGAGCAGGCGGATTTGTATCACCAGCAGGAGCTTCTGGTGGAAGAAGATATGCTGCGATAGGTCAAGGTTTTGTGGTTACAAGATCAACTGACCCAACACTAGCTAACAATAGCGCAGGTAATCCTGTTGCTGGAACTGGTGGAACTTTCTCTGCAGGAGATGGTGATGGAACTATAACTTTTAATAATAGTCAACGTACTTTTTATAAAGAGAGTGACGGCGATTTATCATTCTTTGCATCGGCACCAGGTAGCAATAATAACAATCCTATTAATGGAACGCCTGCAAACGTACTACCAGCAATCAGATTCAATGTTGCTATTAACGATCTGTATGTAAGAGAACTAGTACTGCAATTTGAACCAAGTACAACTATGGACTTAGACTATGGATGGGAAGGCCCAATAGCTAATAATAAGCAAGTCAACGATGTATATATGGAAGTTGAGGATCAAGGCCTTGTGATTAACTCAATACCTTTTTCAACAGATAAAAAAGTACCTCTTAGTTTTGATTTAGCTAACAATAGCATTTTTGAATTCAATATCAAAGCGTTACAAAACTTTGACACGCCATATATTATCTTACATGATAAATATACCAACACAACATATGACTTAAAGAATGGTACATCTACTATATCTTTAAACGCAGGAACTATCGATGATCGTTTTGAAATTATTTTCCAAGACCCGACAACACTTTCTAATGACGAAATTGTTAACGCTGAAAAAGAATTTGATATCGTTCAAAACAATAGTCGTCAAGAATTAACAATTTTCAATCCTAATGGTATCGAGGTAAGCAACATCTCGTTATTTGACCTTTCTGGAAAAGAGTTAATCTCTAGTAAAGAAGGCACTTCTAATAGCGCATACTCTTTTGAAACAAGTAACTTTAGCACTGGAATCTACATCGTAAGAGTAATTACTGCTGACCAAAGAGAAGCTGCTGTAAAAGTGAGTATCAGTAACTAA
- a CDS encoding Smr/MutS family protein produces MRKFKVGDRVLVLDDEFGGVVASAKAKLITIITDDDIEIDYHESELILDQRFKVDRVVVKQEVAIQKGKKRQVSRKKAKEIPAVEIDLHIHQLVKSERGMDAFDKLNTQMDTARYKLEWARKERIPKLVFIHGVGEGVLKKELEFLFDRYNDITYYDADFQKYGRGATEVYIYQNPK; encoded by the coding sequence ATGAGGAAATTTAAGGTAGGTGATCGGGTATTGGTATTAGACGATGAGTTTGGTGGTGTAGTCGCTTCCGCGAAAGCGAAATTAATTACCATCATTACAGATGATGATATTGAAATCGATTACCATGAATCAGAGCTTATTTTAGATCAAAGATTTAAAGTTGATCGTGTTGTTGTAAAGCAAGAGGTTGCTATTCAAAAAGGAAAAAAGCGTCAGGTTTCTCGTAAAAAAGCTAAGGAAATTCCAGCTGTAGAAATAGATCTGCACATCCATCAATTAGTAAAAAGTGAACGTGGTATGGATGCTTTTGATAAACTTAATACACAAATGGATACAGCACGATATAAGTTAGAATGGGCTCGTAAGGAACGTATTCCTAAACTTGTTTTTATACATGGTGTAGGTGAAGGTGTCCTTAAAAAAGAGCTAGAATTTCTGTTTGATCGCTATAATGATATTACTTATTATGATGCTGATTTTCAGAAATATGGTAGAGGTGCCACTGAGGTTTATATATATCAGAATCCTAAATAA
- a CDS encoding cysteine desulfurase family protein, whose amino-acid sequence MRQVYLDSAATTQMRTEVIDEMTRVMQDVYGNPSSTHSYGRSAKSLIENARKNIASQLGVTAAEIIFTSGGTEADNLAIHSCVRDLGVQRIITTKIEHHAVLYIVDYCKEKYGTHVEYLDLQDCGTPSYDHLQELLKDESQKTLVSLMHINNEIGNKLDIDRVGNMCKKYNSLFHSDCVQSIGHYEMDFSTLPVDFTAVSAHKFHGPKGVGFAFIRKGTGLKPLILGGAQERGYRAGTESVHNIVGMDKSLSMAYENLEKEREYVKGLKDYFKAQLLEKIPGVKFNGNCGDHKNSTFTLLNVCLPCPADKAAMLLFTMDLKGIACSKGSACQSGSQKGSHVLTNVLADEDLNKPSLRFSFSIFNTKEELDYVVDVLVEYLKSI is encoded by the coding sequence ATGAGACAAGTATATTTAGATAGTGCCGCTACCACACAAATGAGAACTGAGGTTATTGATGAGATGACTCGAGTAATGCAAGACGTTTATGGTAATCCTAGCAGCACACATAGTTATGGCCGCAGTGCAAAATCATTAATAGAAAATGCTCGTAAAAACATCGCATCTCAACTAGGTGTCACCGCAGCAGAAATCATTTTCACATCTGGTGGTACTGAAGCAGATAATCTAGCTATTCACAGTTGTGTTCGTGATCTAGGAGTACAACGCATAATTACCACAAAAATTGAGCACCATGCTGTTCTTTATATTGTAGACTACTGTAAAGAGAAATATGGAACTCATGTTGAATATCTAGATTTACAAGATTGTGGAACGCCTAGTTATGATCACCTACAAGAGTTACTTAAAGATGAGTCTCAAAAAACTCTTGTGAGCTTGATGCATATTAATAATGAGATAGGTAACAAATTAGATATCGATCGAGTAGGGAATATGTGTAAAAAATACAATTCACTATTTCATAGTGATTGTGTGCAATCCATAGGTCATTATGAAATGGATTTCTCCACACTACCTGTTGATTTTACCGCGGTAAGCGCGCATAAATTCCATGGTCCTAAAGGTGTTGGGTTTGCTTTTATAAGAAAAGGTACTGGTTTAAAACCATTAATTTTAGGTGGTGCACAAGAACGTGGTTACCGTGCTGGTACAGAAAGTGTGCATAATATTGTAGGTATGGATAAGTCTTTATCTATGGCTTATGAAAACCTAGAAAAAGAACGCGAGTATGTTAAAGGTCTAAAAGATTATTTTAAAGCTCAGCTGTTAGAAAAAATTCCTGGAGTAAAATTTAATGGTAATTGTGGAGATCATAAAAATAGTACGTTTACTTTATTGAATGTCTGTCTTCCTTGTCCTGCAGATAAGGCAGCGATGTTACTTTTTACAATGGATTTAAAAGGTATTGCTTGTTCTAAAGGTAGTGCCTGCCAGAGTGGTTCTCAAAAAGGATCTCACGTATTAACTAATGTGCTAGCAGATGAAGACTTAAATAAACCTAGTCTGCGATTTAGTTTCTCTATCTTTAATACTAAAGAAGAGTTGGATTACGTGGTGGATGTTTTAGTAGAGTATCTAAAGTCTATTTAA
- a CDS encoding TonB-dependent receptor, with translation MAQQATIQGVILDEFNEPVKDVNVSIQGTTIGTASNENGFYQLKVPANQKVIITFTAISYKGGQKELTLKNRQVYELNPVMVSSVEIIDTVVLNTTTREDLEGITTISATVIRKIPGAQPGVENILKSLPGVSGSNELSTQYRARGGNFDENLVYINEIEVYRPFLIRSGQQEGLSFVNSDMVRSVDFSAGGFQSKYGDKLSSVLDIDYRRPTAFGAGIDASLLGVNAFVEGDAFAKAFTGILGVRYRDNSLLVNSRETEANAIPRFFDAQTYLTYKINSKLELGFLGNIAINSYEFEPKLREANFGTLQDVQGIIINYEGREDDQYETYFGALKASYDATENLSLRFITSVYHTQEQEHYDILANYGLGRPNTDIGSSDLGQIDFVTSVGSELEHGRNDLDALIMTAEHRGTLEIPSEKKENDRLDWGIKFSKEDIRDRVREYNVIDSAGFNIRPPFADLANDQPYEPFTGPLVPFESTSADNDVQVTRYQLFGQYSSRGYIKDTEVFWNAGIRSHTWNVSGDGIESTTQTVVSPRGQLAIKPAWNNTDMLFRISGGLYYQPPFYRELRDQQGVVNPAVKAQKSIHAVIGNDWSFNWISSDGKKRPFKLTTEVYYKDLTDVNTYTLENVRIRYRANNDAVAYAYGVDLRINGEFVPGTESWFSAGYLKTEENLNGRGYIARPTDQRLKFAALFQDYVPNMPHLKMYLNLVYNTGLPGGSPNYADPYDFQFRLQDYRRADIGINLVLKDDKKSSKLFSNFTEVTIGAEIYNIFDESNSITNIWVRDVSSQQQFAIPNELTPRVFNVRLVARL, from the coding sequence ATGGCTCAACAAGCCACTATACAAGGTGTAATTTTAGATGAATTTAATGAACCTGTAAAAGATGTAAATGTATCTATTCAAGGTACTACAATTGGTACAGCATCTAATGAAAATGGATTCTATCAATTAAAAGTGCCTGCAAATCAAAAAGTAATCATCACATTTACTGCAATAAGTTATAAAGGTGGACAAAAGGAATTAACCCTTAAAAATCGTCAGGTTTATGAATTAAATCCTGTGATGGTTTCTAGTGTAGAGATCATAGACACAGTAGTTTTAAACACTACTACACGCGAGGATTTAGAAGGAATTACAACTATAAGCGCAACGGTGATACGTAAAATCCCTGGAGCACAACCTGGTGTAGAGAACATATTAAAATCATTACCTGGTGTAAGCGGCAGCAATGAATTAAGCACACAATATCGTGCTCGTGGTGGAAACTTTGATGAAAACCTGGTTTACATAAATGAGATTGAAGTATATAGACCATTCTTAATACGTAGTGGTCAGCAAGAAGGATTGAGTTTTGTAAATTCTGACATGGTGCGTAGTGTAGATTTTAGTGCTGGTGGTTTTCAATCTAAATATGGTGATAAACTGAGTTCTGTATTGGACATTGATTACCGTCGTCCTACAGCCTTTGGTGCAGGAATAGACGCTAGTTTACTAGGTGTTAACGCGTTTGTTGAAGGAGACGCTTTTGCGAAAGCGTTTACAGGAATACTAGGTGTGCGTTACAGAGACAATAGCTTATTAGTAAACTCTAGAGAAACCGAAGCTAATGCTATACCAAGATTCTTTGACGCACAGACCTACTTGACATATAAAATCAATTCAAAGTTAGAACTGGGCTTTCTAGGTAACATTGCGATTAACAGTTATGAATTTGAACCGAAACTTAGAGAAGCCAATTTTGGGACATTACAAGATGTCCAAGGAATTATAATCAATTATGAAGGTCGTGAAGATGACCAGTATGAAACCTATTTTGGAGCCCTTAAAGCTAGTTATGATGCTACCGAAAATTTAAGCCTAAGGTTTATTACTAGTGTTTATCATACTCAAGAACAAGAGCATTATGATATTTTAGCTAACTATGGTCTTGGAAGACCAAACACGGATATAGGAAGTAGTGATTTAGGGCAAATAGATTTTGTTACATCTGTAGGTTCTGAGCTAGAACATGGTCGTAATGACCTAGATGCTCTTATTATGACCGCAGAGCATCGTGGAACTCTGGAAATACCAAGTGAGAAAAAGGAAAACGATCGCCTCGATTGGGGAATTAAATTCTCTAAAGAAGATATAAGAGATCGTGTACGAGAATATAACGTGATCGACAGTGCAGGTTTTAATATAAGACCACCATTTGCTGACCTAGCAAACGATCAACCTTATGAACCTTTTACTGGACCACTCGTTCCTTTTGAATCTACTAGTGCAGATAATGATGTACAAGTGACACGTTATCAATTATTTGGTCAATATAGCAGTCGTGGTTATATCAAAGACACAGAGGTTTTTTGGAACGCTGGGATACGTTCCCATACCTGGAATGTAAGTGGTGACGGCATTGAAAGCACAACGCAAACTGTAGTCTCGCCACGTGGTCAACTCGCTATAAAACCAGCCTGGAATAATACTGATATGCTCTTCCGCATTTCTGGTGGACTATATTACCAACCACCATTTTATAGAGAGTTACGTGACCAGCAAGGTGTGGTAAATCCTGCTGTAAAAGCACAAAAATCCATTCATGCTGTAATAGGAAACGACTGGAGTTTTAACTGGATATCTAGCGATGGTAAAAAACGACCATTTAAATTAACAACTGAAGTTTATTACAAAGATTTGACAGATGTAAATACCTATACACTAGAAAACGTACGCATCAGGTACAGAGCAAATAATGATGCCGTTGCTTATGCTTATGGTGTAGACTTGCGTATTAATGGTGAATTTGTACCAGGTACTGAGAGCTGGTTCAGTGCTGGATATTTAAAGACTGAAGAGAATTTAAATGGCAGAGGCTATATCGCAAGACCAACAGATCAACGATTAAAATTTGCGGCCTTATTTCAAGACTATGTTCCTAACATGCCACATTTAAAAATGTATTTAAACTTAGTATATAATACAGGCCTACCTGGCGGATCACCTAATTATGCAGACCCATATGATTTTCAGTTCCGTTTACAAGATTATCGTAGAGCAGATATAGGTATCAATTTAGTATTGAAAGACGATAAAAAGTCTAGTAAATTATTCAGCAATTTTACTGAAGTAACCATAGGTGCAGAGATCTACAACATCTTTGATGAAAGCAACTCAATTACTAACATTTGGGTACGTGATGTTTCTAGTCAGCAGCAATTTGCTATACCTAATGAGTTAACGCCACGAGTATTTAATGTAAGATTAGTAGCTAGACTATAA